In one Culex quinquefasciatus strain JHB chromosome 2, VPISU_Cqui_1.0_pri_paternal, whole genome shotgun sequence genomic region, the following are encoded:
- the LOC119765946 gene encoding uncharacterized protein LOC119765946, with the protein MIKKPSKAQKTKKTVTSKIDSGIVKRPSTVTFVEADSPRKSSTISRSNLRQTASSPQTTVARIHPPGKLPSYLSRDRPSTASSRYRSASRLSRGEENDGEVAERVLHLEDSSFERFRADVDEQYRSYRRSKALVGGGARSSGSDCGLEEEVARVCRFETERIDSAVQVGSPPSEGAGEAAEFKLKVMVDEYQKLEDKYNAQTGKLVGLEKRFNKLEDEGLVKDVAIREFEQRNKENLRTIADLRQELKEKRKNIMDMSEKSMERDSKLERLKKEHGAVTQRLHELCGKLDELQQDSKHKLRVIGTKDVQIKTLRAEVKNLSDENVLLLKAKKPDDILLKIRSRLLEMKQEWNNVGGSAEEFRNLKLDRLKLLEILQHLKKENRDMKTALSNCGLDELPSKDCELIESESNQRALFDSDPEEEITSRIVY; encoded by the exons ATGATCAAAAAACCTTCGAAAG CCCAGAAAACGAAGAAAACCGTCACATCAAAAATCGACTCCGGCATCGTAAAACGCCCCTCCACGGTCACATTCGTGGAAGCCGATTCCCCCAGAAAATCCTCCACCATCTCCCGAAGTAACCTCCGCCAAACGGCCAGTTCTCCGCAGACCACGGTCGCCCGGATCCATCCTCCGGGGAAGCTTCCCTCGTACCTAAGTCGCGATCGCCCCTCGACTGCCAGCAGCCGGTACCGATCCGCGAGTCGGTTGTCCCGCGGGGAAGAGAACGATGGCGAGGTGGCCGAGCGTGTTCTCCACCTGGAGGACAGCAGCTTCGAGCGGTTCCGGGCCGACGTGGACGAGCAGTATCGGAGCTATCGCAGGTCGAAAGCTTTGGTGGGAGGAGGAGCGAGGAGTTCGGGGAGTGATTGTGGCTTGGAGGAAGAAGTGGCGCGGGTTTGTCGCTTTGAGACGGAACGGATTGATTCGGCGGTGCAGGTGGGAAGTCCGCCGAGTGAGGGAGCGGGGGAAGCGGCGGAGTTTAAGCTGAAGGTGATGGTTGATGAGTACCAGAAGCTGGAGGACAAGTACAACGCGCAGACGGGGAAGCTGGTTGGGCTGGAGAAGAGGTTTAACAAGCTGGAGGACGAAGGGCTTGTGAAGGATGTGGCAATTAGGGAGTTTGAGCAGCGGAACAAGGAGAACCTGCGAACGATTGCCGATCTGAGACAGGAGCTGAAGGAGAAACGCAAGAACATCATGGACATGAGCGAGAAGTCGATGGAGAGGGACTCGAAGCTGGAGAGGTTGAAAAAAGAGCATGGCGCCGTTACGCAGAGGTTGCACGAGCTGTGCGGGAAGCTGGACGAGCTGCAGcaggattcgaagcacaaactTCGGGTGATTGGAACGAAGGACGTTCAGATCAAGACACTTCGTGCCGAGGTGAAGAATCTGAGTGATGAGAACGTATTGCTTTTGAAGGCCAAGAAGCCGGACGATATCCTGTTGAAGATACGATCACGACTGCTGGAGATGAAACAGGAGTGGAACAATGTTGGCGGAAGTGCTGAGGAATTCAGGAATCTGAAATTAGATCGTCTAAAACTGCTGGAAATACTGCAACACTTGAAAAAGGAGAATCGAGACATGAAAACGGCTTT AAGCAACTGTGGACTGGACGAACTTCCGTCAAAGGACTGTGAGCTGATTGAAAGCGAATCGAACCAGCGTGCACTGTTTGACAGTGATCCGGAGGAGGAAATAACCAGCAGGATCGTTTACTAA
- the LOC6047567 gene encoding homeobox protein vnd, with protein MSPTAVAAGAVNPPPGMLNWAPILFPSAWNHPALLPAFYPAALRSLPGFLDNMKLPNSQRSSHHNNNNSGSGFHISDILGHKQQDKPRKPTTEVVDDESTGDEGVIPVTVRHHNASAGATDADSNHGNITPANSDDDSSSHSRNGAKVLDAKRSLAEDLHARFTAYHPHHHPLFPAAARPWLYETCNNLTASQQQQHQQRLAQQISPDSTSPVHSERSYLGGPGGNGGQCPRTPSPADSHLNADGNTEHSDDVDIEEGCDEIDMLEDTDDGPADRLTNGLGGHKKRKRRVLFSKAQTYELERRFRQQRYLSAPEREHLASLIRLTPTQVKIWFQNHRYKTKRAAHEKGSMDVGSHQGGGLPSPRRVAVPVLVRDGKPCLGGSKPHDMMAAAVQQAHLALPPGFQHASLLHHAAATGRWWP; from the exons ATGTCTCCGACGGCGGTCGCAGCTGGCGCGGTCAATCCGCCGCCGGGAATGCTCAACTGGGCGCCGATTCTGTTTCCCTCGGCCTGGAACCACCCGGCGCTGCTTCCCGCGTTCTATCCGGCCGCGCTCCGGTCCCTGCCCGG ATTCCTGGACAACATGAAGCTACCAAACTCGCAGCGTTCCTcccaccacaacaacaacaactccgGCTCGGGCTTCCACATCAGCGACATCCTGGGCCACAAACAGCAGGACAAACCCCGCAAACCGACCACCGAGGTGGTGGACGACGAAAGTACCGGCGACGAGGGCGTCATTCCGGTGACGGTCCGGCACCACAATGCCTCCGCCGGCGCCACCGACGCGGACAGTAACCATGGCAACATAACGCCCGCCAACAGCGACGACGACAGCAGCAGCCACAGCCGGAACGGCGCCAAGGTGCTGGACGCGAAGCGTTCGCTGGCCGAAGATCTGCACGCGCGCTTCACCGCCTACCATCCGCACCACCATCCGCTCTTCCCGGCCGCGGCGCGGCCCTGGCTGTACGAAACGTGCAATAACCTTACTG CATCCCAACAACAGCAGCATCAGCAGCGGCTAGCGCAGCAGATTTCGCCGGACAGCACTTCACCGGTGCACTCGGAGCGGTCCTATCTGGGCGGTCCGGGAGGCAATGGGGGCCAGTGTCCGCGGACGCCAAGCCCGGCGGATAGCCACTTGAACGCGGATGGCAACACTGAACACTCGGACGATGTGGACATCGAAGAGGGCTGCGACGAGATCGACATGCTGGAAGACACGGACGACGGTCCGGCGGATCGGTTGACGAACGGGTTGGGTGGCCACAAGAAGCGAAAACGGCGGGTTCTGTTTTCGAAGGCACAAACGTACGAGCTGGAGCGTCGGTTCCGGCAGCAGCGCTACCTGTCCGCTCCGGAGCGGGAACATTTGGCCTCGCTGATCCGGCTGACGCCGACGCAGGTCAAGATCTGGTTCCAGAACCATCGCTACAAGACGAAACGGGCCGCGCACGAGAAGGGCTCGATGGACGTGGGATCGCACCAGGGCGGAGGACTTCCGTCGCCCCGGCGGGTTGCCGTTCCGGTGCTGGTCCGCGATGGGAAGCCCTGCCTCGGAGGAAGCAAACCCCACGACATGATGGCCGCGGCCGTCCAGCAGGCCCACCTGGCACTGCCGCCGGGCTTTCAACATGCCAGCTTGCTGCACCACGCGGCGGCCACCGGCCGGTGGTGGCCCTGA